One genomic region from Leifsonia poae encodes:
- the rpmD gene encoding 50S ribosomal protein L30 codes for MAARLKITQIKSKVSEKQNQRDTLRSLGLKRIGDVVVREDTSQNRGYVNTVAHLVKVEEID; via the coding sequence ATGGCTGCTCGTCTGAAGATCACGCAGATCAAGTCCAAAGTAAGTGAGAAGCAGAACCAGCGCGATACTCTTCGCAGCCTGGGTCTGAAGCGCATCGGTGACGTCGTCGTCCGTGAGGACACCTCGCAGAACCGCGGGTACGTCAACACCGTCGCTCACCTTGTCAAGGTCGAGGAGATTGACTAA
- the rpsE gene encoding 30S ribosomal protein S5, with the protein MAPVETAASTTSTQEPREARRGGRERNPNRDRGSRDQDKSQFLERVVTINRVSKVVKGGRRFSFTALVVVGDGNGLVGVGYGKAREVPLAISKGVEEAKKNFFRVPRVGNTIPHPVQGEAAAGVVLLRPAAAGTGVIAGGPVRAVLECAGIHDVLSKSLGSSNTINIVHATVAALQQLEEPRAVAARRGLDYDQVAPARLLRTEAALAEAAATAKAGA; encoded by the coding sequence GTGGCGCCGGTGGAGACTGCGGCCTCCACGACCAGCACGCAGGAGCCTCGTGAGGCTCGCCGCGGCGGCCGTGAGCGCAACCCCAACCGTGATCGCGGAAGCCGCGACCAGGACAAGAGCCAGTTCCTCGAGCGCGTCGTGACGATCAACCGCGTCTCGAAGGTCGTCAAGGGTGGACGCCGTTTCAGCTTCACCGCCCTCGTCGTGGTCGGTGACGGAAACGGTCTCGTCGGTGTCGGCTACGGCAAGGCCCGTGAGGTGCCGCTGGCGATCTCGAAGGGTGTCGAAGAGGCGAAGAAGAACTTCTTCCGCGTTCCTCGCGTCGGCAACACCATCCCCCACCCCGTTCAGGGTGAGGCCGCCGCCGGTGTGGTGCTCCTGCGCCCCGCCGCCGCCGGTACCGGTGTTATCGCCGGTGGTCCTGTGCGCGCCGTGCTCGAGTGCGCCGGAATCCACGATGTCCTCAGCAAGTCGCTCGGCTCGTCGAACACGATCAACATCGTGCACGCGACCGTTGCGGCGCTGCAGCAGCTCGAGGAACCTCGTGCCGTCGCAGCCCGCCGTGGACTCGACTACGACCAGGTCGCCCCGGCGCGCCTGCTTCGTACTGAGGCAGCGCTGGCCGAGGCCGCCGCGACCGCGAAGGCAGGTGCCTGA
- the rplR gene encoding 50S ribosomal protein L18, which yields MALGTRGKSKTAARTRRHTRLRKKVEGTAVRPRLVVNRSARHVFVQVVDDSKGHTLASASTMEADLRSFDGDKTAKARKVGELVAERAKSAGIDAVVFDRGGSKYAGRVAAVAEGAREGGLNL from the coding sequence ATGGCTCTCGGAACCAGAGGAAAGAGCAAGACCGCTGCGCGTACGCGTCGCCACACCCGCCTTCGCAAGAAGGTCGAGGGCACCGCGGTCCGTCCCCGTCTCGTCGTCAACCGTTCGGCCCGTCACGTCTTCGTGCAGGTCGTGGACGACAGCAAGGGTCACACCCTCGCGTCGGCGTCGACCATGGAGGCCGACCTCCGCAGCTTCGACGGTGACAAGACCGCCAAGGCCCGCAAGGTCGGCGAACTCGTCGCCGAGCGTGCCAAGAGCGCGGGCATCGACGCCGTCGTATTCGACCGTGGTGGCAGCAAGTACGCGGGTCGCGTCGCCGCTGTCGCCGAAGGAGCTCGAGAGGGTGGATTGAACCTGTGA
- the rplF gene encoding 50S ribosomal protein L6 yields MSRIGRLPIDVPAGVDVKIDGQAVTVKGPKGELQLTVATPIEVKLEEGKVLVTRPDDERASRSLHGLTRTLIHNQIIGVTEGYSKGLEIVGTGYRVAQKGAGVEFALGFSHPVNVEPPAGITFTVEGNNKLTVSGIDKQAVGEVAANIRKIRKPEPYKGKGVRYAGEVVRRKAGKAGK; encoded by the coding sequence CTGCCCATCGACGTCCCTGCCGGGGTCGATGTGAAGATCGACGGCCAGGCCGTCACCGTCAAGGGGCCGAAGGGTGAGCTTCAGCTCACCGTCGCCACCCCGATCGAGGTCAAGCTGGAAGAGGGCAAGGTGCTCGTCACCCGCCCCGACGACGAGCGCGCTTCGCGTTCGCTGCACGGCCTGACCCGCACCCTGATCCACAACCAGATCATCGGCGTCACCGAGGGCTACTCCAAGGGACTCGAGATCGTCGGCACCGGTTACCGCGTGGCCCAGAAGGGCGCGGGCGTCGAGTTCGCTCTCGGCTTCTCGCACCCGGTCAACGTCGAGCCGCCCGCGGGCATCACGTTCACGGTGGAGGGCAACAACAAGCTCACCGTCAGCGGCATCGACAAGCAGGCCGTCGGTGAGGTTGCCGCCAACATCCGTAAGATCCGCAAGCCCGAGCCCTACAAGGGCAAGGGTGTGCGCTACGCCGGCGAGGTTGTCCGTCGCAAGGCCGGAAAGGCTGGTAAGTAA